TCGCAACGTGAGTGATTCTCGGAGTCTGGTATAGGGACAGTGGCGTGCCACCACCGCCTCCGTGCGGCTCCGACACATTTCATCCCCAGTAAAACCAGCTCCTAGTAAGAGCAGGCCCCTGCCCCGGCCCCTGGCGCCAGCCGTCTGCGGGTCTCCGTGGGCTGGCTCAGAGCTAACACGCACAGCTCCTGCTGCATGTTCCCCCCGGGCCTCGGCACCCCTCCCTGGCTGGCCCGCTTCCTCCTGCAGCCCAGGAGCCGTGCAGGCCCGCGGTAGCCGGGTCTCTGCTGACCAGGCTTTGCGCTGTTTCTACCTTTCGGCGACTGAATAACGCTGCCGTGACCGCTCGTGTGTGAGCGTGTGGGACTGCCTTCAGTTCTTAAAAGTGGCACTGCGGGGTCGGATGGCACTCTGCACATATCTGTGTGCGGACCGGCCCGATGTGCTCACGAGCCGCCCACCGCCCTCCCCCCGCCGCGGGAGGGGGGCTGGTTCTGGTTTCTCTGTGTCCTGCCTTCAGCCCTGAAGTCCCCGAGTTAATCACTGACAGTTTGAGGAAGTGGCCTCTCGTTGAACCATTTTCCTCTTCCACGTTTTCAactttctctttcacacacagCCCACGCCCGAGAGTGACGAGGAGGAAGGACCGGTCCAGTGATGCACACAGAAATTCCACCGGCCTCCGCGCGTCCCATGAGTCACCGCCCCAGCCCCGCCGGCGCTCGCCTCATTTGGCCTCGGCTGCTGGTGGCGGAGCAGACGGCAGGCTGGCCGGCGGGGCGGGTGGAAGATGACAGACTGCGAGTTCGGGTACACCCTGACGCTGGCCCAGGACTACGTGAAGCACGTCCTGCAGATCCCGCAGCCGGGCTCAGCCCCGAGCAGGGCGTCCCAGGTGCTGCGGGACGTGGCCTCCTCCGTGCAGGGGGAGGTGGAAAAGAACTTGAAACCATGCCTGGACAGTTTCGATGTGGTGTCCGTCGACTCCGCCAGAACCATATTCAATCAGGTCATGGAAAAGGAATTTGAAGACGGCATCATTAACTGGGGAAGAATTGTGACCATATTTGCGTTCGAAGGGATTCTCACCAAGAAACTCCTCCAGGAGCGAATCTCCCCGGATGTGGACGCTTCTAGGATTTCTTACTTTGTGGCGGAGTTCATCACGACAAACATGAGAGAGTGGATAAGGCAGAACGGAGGCTGGGTACGTACGATGGGAGCCTTCTTCACTGCTCTTACCTTTGACGTAGAGATGGACAGTTTCTTGCTAGTTGTTAAAAACCCACTATTTTCTTTGGgtggcttatttttaaagtttctcatttttaaaacaagaagacATTTCTGGCTCATTTCCAGGGAATCAGAGCTCTGTAGTTGGAAGATACATGTGCTAGCCGTTTTTATTCCTAACAGTGTCAACGATGGGGCTGAGATTCAGGGAGCCACGCGGCACCTCCCCAGTGCACTGCCCGCGCGTCAGCATGGGAGCCCGGGTGGGCATGGGCTCTGGCCAGGTTGTCATGACGACGTAGGTTTAGTAAACAAAGAGCTGGTGTGAGATGCTGTTGTATTTGGGTTGTTACTATGTTGCAAAACTCAGGTACTGTCTTTGCAAGTTCATTGTTTACAAACTGATATTTTTTCGGTTTTCTAATACAGCAAATTTTAGCTGTTAAAGCCTGTTGATAAAAAAGTAATGTGCTGTACCACCAGCAAGAAACTTTACTGGGGAATTTCCAAACAACAATTCACTTTATTATTAAAGCCTCAAAAAGCCCAAAGTGGGAGGTGGAGAGGGCTGTGTCAGAAGTCACTGAGAAGGGGCTTTTCACAGCCGGGCGGTCCTGCTTGTCTTTAGACCCAACACGCTTAACACTGACTTTTTTGAAGCGCTCGTGTCTCCATggatcctctccctcccacccccaagcctAGCCCTCTTCTCTCCCTAGAGGGGAGCTATGACTGTTATCAATCATGTTACGTGCAAATCTTGCCTATTGAATATATCcataggaaatagaaaacatacatagtattttttgggggcgcctgggtggctcagtcggttaagtgtctgacttttgatttcggctcagatcatgatctcagggtcgtgggatggagccccatgtcgggctcagcaatgagtgtggagcctgcttgggattccctctccctcagcccctccccccacctgtttctctctctctctttccctctcttaaaaaaaaaaaaaaagaaagaaaatataatatttcaaagagtcctatggaaaaaaaaaagaatcctacaTATACACTCTTGTCCGTAGATGCTCTCAAGGGTCTGGCCGGCTCTGGCTAATGGAGctctgggttatttccactttgcCACCACAAACAGCACTTCCCCGAGCATGTCCGTTCATGCCCCGCTGTGGgagatggaattgctgggtccctTTCTCAACGTACCAGGTCCTCGCCTTCCAGAGAGGCTCTGCAACGTTGCCCCCACACCTGCCGACCTGTCCTCATTTCCCCACTGCACAGGGTTGGGAGAATCTATCCAACTTCTCTTGTTTTAGTTCCTTCTCCCTCAGTTGCCGATGAGGTTGAGCACCTGTCCACACCTTTACTGACCACACACAATTCGGACTCGGGGAATTGCCTATTTAtagtctttgcccattttcctactttttgtgtttttctcataGATTTGTAGCAATTCTTtcttgtatgtttttattttcccatatttttatatatgaaaaaatatacttatatatattatttttatatataaaatacatttttatatatgtggCAGATATCCTCTGGGATGTTAACTGTCTTTTAAAACTATAGCTGCCTTCccttattataaatgttttatttttatttcgtatttattttttaaagattttattttttagtaaattcCATACCCAACTtgggactcgaactcacgaccccaaggtcaagagtccgCACGCTCCTCTGTCCGTccgagccagccgggcgcccctggTTATTATAAATGTTCTAACACTCGATGGGGTCGTGTTTTAGGTGTTGTCCCCCCCATCATCCCCTTCCCGTGTCGTGATGGGGCGTCTGTTCTCCCTGACTCGCATGGATGTGGAGCTGGACGAAGCCTGGGGGTGGTGGGCCCAGCTCCCCTCCGGTCAGCTGTGGGAAGGTCTGCTGGCCACGGGTGGAGGTTTCCACTGAAGGCCACGCTTGTCTTGTGCAGGGGCCTGTGTGCTAGCCTGCAGAGCCACGCAGCCCCCCATCAGGCGGACTGTGCCCCGCTGCCTCACATGGTGCTCGTCACACTCACAGTGGTAACTGCTTCTTAAAAACTCAACTTCTCAACGACACAGTCTAAGAGCTCGTGGAACTCATCTTCAGTGGGGAGTGTGGGATTGTCTCTGAGAATTTCCAGACGTGGACTCGTCTTCCCGGGGTGGCCCAGGTGTGAGTGACACACAGATTCACACGTGTGCCCACACGCACGCTCAGCCTTCACGGGGTCCTTCGGTTTAGGAGGCCTGGGAGCACCTGACTTTTACACCTGAAGAGCTTAGGTCTCGGACGTGGCATTTCCGTGGTCGGTGAAGGAGTGGCTGTGCGGGTCTGAGTCAGCATACACTAGCACGGCCATGTGAGCCCTTCCTCCCAGAGATGCTGACGCATCTGCTCAAGCGAGTGCACTTGACACAGGAAGGGTTCACCTCGGGGCAAATGGCACAGTCACATGCCTGCTCTTGTAGAGTCTAAATTTACAGATCGGTGAAAATCGCTCAGAAATGACAGATCTGGAAGCATAGGTCCATTGTCCTGTCTGCCACCCAGATTTGTTGTCAGTGGCTCCCAGTTAGAAGTGCACGGCTGTGATGCAAGGCGGGAAGAGCATAATTGGCATGCGACCAGAGAATATCTAATTTAATGCAGTTTCAAGCATGAGAACTTTGGGTCAAGAAGGCGCTGTGTGAGGCAGCACAGACGTTACGAGCAGTGGCTGTGAAGCAGACGGACCTGGGCTGGATTCCAGGTGCCAGCACCTCGTGCCCCTGGGAGGTGAACAAGTTAGCAAACTTCTCCGAGCCTCGggtcctcgtctgtaaaatggggcaataGTGCCATCTATGGCTAGGGCTGCTGTCTGGATGGAATCAGTCACTCATGTATGCGAAGCTCCTAGAACAGCTTCCGCAAGTATGTATCAAGTTTAGGATTACGGTTATTAGTAGTGGTTGTACTGCGGACATCCTTGGTTAACCACACTTGGTCTTCCTAAGCTATGCGCCCTACAATTAGACAGTAGTGCCCAGGGAAACCAGAGGCCCCgagggaagaaggaagaccaGTGTATCAGTAGTGCGACCGGTCCACTCACCATGTGTTCCTTCTCATGCTTACCAGCGTGAGTgactttctttccccttctcccctccctcccttcctctctcccttctcgtCTTATTCATCGGGGGcttctcacctctctctcttcctctgccacgTGCACAGTCCCTCCTCCCGCCCTCTGCCAGTGTGAAGGGCTGCAAGCGGAGGGCCCCCGGCAGGTCTGAGAGGAGAGCTGCTGCCACCTTTTCAGCTGGCTCCAGCGTTCGTGAGTAGAGGGTGGTCCTTAACAGCCGTGAGGACGTGCCCCAGAGGAACCgctggccaccccccccccccggcttccTGTCCCACCGAGCCTGGCCGTGCGCGCCCTCTCCCCCAGCGTCTGTGCCAGCGGAGTGGAAAGGCCACTCAGCCCTCAGCGTGACACGGGAACAGGACGCGTCGCGTCTGCTCAGCGCCCCATGGTCCCTCCCCTGCTCGGCAGAGGGCCtatggcacagaaggcaccccaCAAATACGGGCTGACAGAACGACTGGATGGACTAACATGGGAGCTGAGAGCTGAATCCTGCTGTTGCTCAGCACCAGAGCTGTGACGCTGAGTCAGGGCAGGAACCTCACAGAACGACACAAGACATATGTAACTACCTTACGTACGTAACACGTAAGGAAGACAAGAACAGCTACCCTAGAGGGGAGTTAAAAGGCTGAAGACGTTCTGTAAGGGGGCCTTGTACAGTGTCAGATACCATACAACTGTGAAGCGTACGCGGGGAGTTTCAAGAGGTTTACACACGTAATTCTGAAAATCACGCGCATAGAAAGCCCCTTTGAAAGCTGGTACTTTCCAAGGAAGAGTGAAGACAAGTCATTCTCGTGtgcctgctgctgctgttttatgACCCTCTTGCTCTGTGGTCTGCACAAAAGGACGCGTAGAGACGCGTACGTGAGTGACTCCGTGTCCCGGTGGCACAAAGAGCTCGTCGTGAGTGACAGAATCTCCAGGAGTCCCTCACACCCTTGGATTAGATTTCGGGGCCAGATTCTTCCGGTGCTTCTCTTGAATGTTAACTTGAGATGTAAGATCATTTCATGAAGTGAGGTGAGACAGAACTCGAGCGTCCCCGCGGGTCCTTCCGGAACACTCTCTGACCTTGGGCATCACCCTCGACTCCACTGCCCAACACCCTACGTCAGGTTCATCGGTGAGTCCTGCTGGCAGCAGCTTTGAAACCGCACCCCCGGCGCGCCTAGGCCCCATCTCCCTCTTGACGGGGCCGTAGCCTGTCCCGTGTCCCTGCTCCCATCCTCGTGCTGCCCTGGCCTGCTCCCTACCCGGCAGCCAGATCATGCCGCCATGTCCTGGGAGGGTCGGAACCCTCCCTGGCAGCCCTTCCCCATGGAGCAAGCACAGAATACAAAGTCCTGACTGCTGTACTCAAACCCCATCGGATCGCATTTCCTAGGAGTCCCTCCTGCGCTCTCGGCTCCAGCCTCCCTGGAAAACTaagcacactccccacccccccagggcctttgcactggctcttGCCGCTGCCTGGACCAACCTTCCCCCAGCAGTGtgcatgtcccccccccccaccgtggcCCAGCTTGGGGGGGGGTCTCCCTCAGCTGCCCCCCAGCGGCATACATGCCCCCTGTGGCCCTCCCCGGGGGAGTCCCCTCAGCTGCCCCGTCTCTGCGGCACCCCCAGTGCTCGGCCCCATGCCCTGCTTCAGGACTGCATGTCTCGGTCACAAGCCTAGTGAGGCCCAGGCTCCTGCATGGTCAGTTCACCAGTCTGTTTCcagtgcttaaaacagtgcctggcacatagccgatgctcaagaaatatttgtcgAGTGAATAACTGAGTGAATGATCACTAGAGAGGCGTGGGAATAATACCATGGTATCTTCCTAGAGCTAAACGATTCTGAGGGTCtggttttctttgaatttttgagGCAGGATATAATTTTATGCTTTAGGCTTTCTTAGTATAAGGTCAAGGTAATAGGTCTAAAAAGCAGTAAGATtgtattaaaatgtgaatttctttaATTGCTAGTAATGTTGCATTTTCCCCATACGCTTGCttgtgatttatatttcccttttcaATAGCCTTTGCCTGTTCAACTCTTAAGGGCTTGATGAGGATTCTCTTACATCCGAATGAACTCTTTCATGATAAACATACATATTCTCCTAGtcagctcttttctttttttattccgttaaaatacacataacatcaACATTACCAGCTTAACCGTGTGTAAGTGCGCGTGTCAGCAGTGTTCACTAGTCCTGCCGTTGTGAGCCATCACCAGCATCTGTCCGCGGGACTCTGCGTCCCAAGCACTTGCTCCCCATCCCTGCGCCCCAGATCGTGGCAAGCACCGTCCCACTCTGTACGATTCTGACTGCTCTGAGTACTTCACGTAAATGGGATTATGCAGTATCTGCCTTGCGGCGACGGGCTTCCTTCAGTGAGCAACAGTGCTCGGCCGTCCGCAGCGCAGCGGGGGTCAGAGCGGCTTCCCTCTTTAGGCTGTCTAGCATTCCACTGCAGGAATGGACACGTCTGGGGAACCCGTTCATCAGCTGGTGGACGCGTGGGTTGCCTCCGTGTTTCAGCTACTGTGAATCCTCTCCTTTTACCTTCAGCTTTTTATAGTTAAACCCTCTAATCTTCCTAGAGCTGTATTTGTTGGTTTCTCCCTTTGTTGGCTGTCTGTAGTGGAGAAGCGGAACCTATGTGAGATGTTAACTGCCCAGTCGTAACAGATCGTGATCACGGTCGTGGTAACAGAAGCCGTCTGACAGAAGCCCTGTTACCATGGGCTTCAAGAAATCCTGGGAAGGGAGGCAGTGAGGGGCACGCATACCAAGAGCGAGAGCTGTGTGCGTAAGtccagagagaggaggaaggagagcgTTCCCCCAGTTAGGCCAGGACATCGTGTCTCGGAGCATGACTCCACTTGCACGTATGTGGGCAGAAGCCGGCTTTCTTGGGCAACCCTTTGCCTGGCAAGTGCTCCTGACCGTGTCAGTCTGTGCTCTGGCCACACTCAGGCAGATGCTGGCGGGCACGGACCAGCGGGTCTCTTCCGGCTACCCAAGAGATGAACTTCGCGCGCTCTCCAATGTAGTCACCTGCCCCAGCAACTGCTTGAAGGCACTTGTCAGCCCAGAATCGGGACTCTGAGGCAGACCAAATGTGTACTAGGTGAACACTTAAAAATCTTATTCCAACAATTTTCTAATCCTTTGGGTGGTGGTTTGGAAGCCCATGGGATGAAAAG
The sequence above is drawn from the Ursus arctos isolate Adak ecotype North America unplaced genomic scaffold, UrsArc2.0 scaffold_28, whole genome shotgun sequence genome and encodes:
- the BCL2A1 gene encoding bcl-2-related protein A1; the protein is MTDCEFGYTLTLAQDYVKHVLQIPQPGSAPSRASQVLRDVASSVQGEVEKNLKPCLDSFDVVSVDSARTIFNQVMEKEFEDGIINWGRIVTIFAFEGILTKKLLQERISPDVDASRISYFVAEFITTNMREWIRQNGGWEDGFVKKFEPKSGWLTFLEVMGKICEMFSLLKQYY